Below is a genomic region from Silurus meridionalis isolate SWU-2019-XX chromosome 10, ASM1480568v1, whole genome shotgun sequence.
caatcagaaaaaGAGTTGATTTCATAACCAATCAGAGAGGGTTTGTTTTAGAAAGGCTTTTCTCCTTAGCACATCAGACGTGTTTTCATACAGTAGGCTCattttcagacacacacacacacacacacacacacacacacacacacacacacacaccccagtcaTAGTGAAACTGTGAAATGGGATTGGAGCTCGGTCTGGGGTATTGTTGTGTCACATGTCTATTGCTGTATCACATGATCACTGTGGCCCCGCCCTCTTTCTGTCTCGCTCTGTAGGTACTTTGTTCTGGATGAAGAACTTCACCAGCTGCAGTACTTTGTGAATGAACAGGGGCGGAGTCAGAAACCCAGAGGGATCCTCTCTCTGATTGGTGCAGTGGTTACCACGAGCGATGAAGCACCTCACATGTTTGTGGTCAACTCAACCAATGGGGAGCTCTTCAAACTCAGAGGTTTGCATATCATTATATCCGTGAAAACCAATCAGAGTGAGGCGGCGTGTCGATCAGAGAGGGGCGTGTCAATCAGAATGAGGGGCATGCCAATCAATTAAAGAGAGGGTGTGGGTCAATGAGAAATGGGGGTTGTCAAACAATCAGAGAGGGGGCATGTCAAACAATAAGAGAGGGGGCATGTCAAACAATCAGAGAGGGGCGTGTCAAACAATCAGAGAGGGCGTGTCAAACAATCAGAGAGAGGGCATGTCAATCAATCAGAGGGGGCATGTCAATCAATCAGAGAGGGGCGTGTCAAACAATCAGAGAGAGGCATGTCAATCAATCAGAGAGGGGCATGTCAATCAATCAGAGAGCGTGTCAAACAATCAGAGAGGGGCGTGTCAATCAATCAGAGAGGGCGTGTCAATCAATCAGGGAGAGGCGTGTCAATCAATCAGAGAGGGCATGTCAATCAGAGAGAGGGGGCATGTCAATCAATCAGAGAGAGGGGCATGTCAATCAATCAGAGAGGGGCGTGTCAATCAATCAGAGGCGTGTCAATCAATCAGAGGCGTGTCAAACAATCAGAGGGGGCGTGTCAAACAATCAGAGAGGCGTGTCAAACAATCAGAGAGAGGCATGTCAATCAATCAGAGAGAGGGCATGTCAATCAATCAGAGAGGGCGTGTCAATCAATCAGAGAGGGCATGTCAATCAATCAGAGGGGGCGTGTCAAACAATCAGAGAGGGGCGTGTCAAACAATCAGAGAGAGGCGTGTCAATCAATCAGAGAGGGGCATGTCAATCAATCAGAGAGAGGGGCATGTCAATCAGAGAGAGGCGTGTCAATCAATCAGAGAGGGGCGTGTCAAACAATCAGAGAGGGGGCATGTCAAACAATCAGAGAGGGGGGCATGTCAAACAATCAGAGAGGGGGCATGTCAATCAATCAGAGAGGGGGCATGTCAATCAATCAGAGAGGGGCGTGTCAATCAATCAGAGAGGGCATGTCAATCAATCAGAGAGGCGTGTCAAACAATTAGAGAGGGGCGTGTCAATCAGAGAGGGGCGTGTCAAACAATCAGAGAGAGGTTTATCTGTCAAAGTGAGGGCATgtcagtcaatcaatcaatcagagaCTTTATTCCCTACCCCTCTCTCCCCACCCCTTCCCTTTCCTTCTCACCCTTTCCTCtacctccctctctttctctctcctcccacTCACTACCTCctcatccctctctccctctttcttcctccttctccctccctcccctccatctctctctctctctctctctctctctctctctctctctctctctcagcggTGGACAGTAGAGAGCAGCAGTTGTGGATGTCCCACATTCAGTCCTGCACCACAGACAGCAGTGTGAGGACGCTGAAGGACTCTGAGGAGCAACTGTGTGTGGACAGGACAGTCAGTGGCTTAGATCCACAggtacctcacaaacacacacacacacacacacacacacacacacacacacacacacacacacacacacacacacacacacacacacacacggtctgaTGCAGCAGTCTGTCTCTCTTAGGCTTCCACACGGCGGAGCTTCTCTCTTCTCCCCTCTGCCTCGTCCTCGACATCTTCATCTCCGAGGCTGCAGAGACATCTCCTTatcttcctcatcttcctcatccATACAGATCTCCTTCAGCTCCACACcgtgccaaacacacacacactcaacctgACACACTTCTGGAGGTCAGGAGGTCagtacatctcacacacacacacacacacacacacacacacacacacacacacactcaacctgACACACTGCTGGAGGTCAGTacgtctaacacacacacacacacacacacacacacacacacacacacacacacacacacacacacacacactcacacacacacacactcaacctgACACACTGCTGGAGGTTAGtgcctcaccacacacacacacacacacacactcaacctgACACACTGCTGGAGGTCAGTacgtctaacacacacacacacacacacacacacacacacacacacacacacacactcaacctgACACACTGCTGGAGGTCAGTacgtctaacacacacacacacacacacacacacacacacacacacacacacacacacacaacctgacaCACTGCTGGAGGTCAGTacgtctaacacacacacacacacacacacacacacacacacacacacacacactcaacctgACACACTGCTGGAGGTCAGTacgtctaacacacacacacacacacacacacacacacacacacacacacacacacacaactgacaCACTGCTGGAGGTCAGtcgtctacacacacacacacacacacacacacacacacacacacacacacacacacacacacacacacactcaacctgACACACTGCTGGAGGTCAGtcgtctaacacacacacacacacacacacacacacacacacacacacacacacacctgacacactgCTGGAGGTCAGTacgtctaacacacacacacacacacacacacacacacacacacacacacacacacacactgacacactgctggTGGTTAGTGAGGTAGGtgcctcaccacacacacacacacacacacacacacacacacacacacacactgacacactgctggAGTTCAGGGAGGTcagtactacacacacacacacacacacacacacacaacctgacaCACTGCTGGTGGTTAGTGAGGTTagtgcctcacacacacacacacacacacacacacacacacacacacacacacacacactgtaatgtaAGTAGTTTACATGGTTTAGAAATGTGTCTAAGAAGCACAAACTTTAGTCAGCTAGCTCTCCTGTTCCTCCTGTAGGTGATCTGCCAGGCTGAATGTCAGCAGAAATCCCTGGTTCACTCCATCGAGCTCCTCCCCCGCCGAGGGGGCGTGTCCTGTCTGGACCAGGACCTCCTGCTCCTGAAGGCCACATCCGCCGCCACGTTGCGCTGCCTCGTCCAGTGCCTCGGTATGCTACAGCAACATAGACACGCCCACAGCCTGGCAGACCCCACCCAGGTCCAAGCCTCGCCCTCTGAGGGAGGAGACGTGGACGAGGCAAAGACTGTGAGCTGTGAGGATGTTCTGCTCAACCAAGAACAAACGAACACGTGCTGAGCTAAACCTCTGTCTGTGATGGAAAGGGCTAAAACTCCCCTGgcgtttactgtgtgtgtgtgtgtgtgtgtgtgtgtgtgtgtgtgtgtgtgtgtgtgttacactagAGCACTTTTCTTACTATGCTGGATTAACCAAAGCATGCCACACAGTGCCTGATCCTTCATCATCAACCACCACCAAACATCTCTAATAAATTCTTTGAGAACAGACTCCTGTGTTTTTATTAAGAATTCAACAGTTATATTTTTACTGATTGGTTTTAGATCTGTATTATTTCTCATGATGACACAAAAGcagatatttttgcatttatgtacatttttctcATTTAGCTGATGACTATTAAACCTCAGGCTCTTGCTGATGGACCAGCAGTGGGAgctttattcatcttttttttactctaaacCCAAATAGAAATAGTAATGAATTATACATTAGGAATGTTATTAGTCTACTGCTAGATTGGATCAGATTTAACTCTGGATTAACTAAtggtttattgtcatttctcACAAGGCTTTGATTGGCAATGGAGCTCCATCCAGACCAACAGTAGAGCTTCATCTATTTCTGCTTTAACATGTTCTTGATCACATCCCTTAAAGCCTTTATTATAGTAAAGATGTGCTTCTGGGGAGTTTCTCCTCCCCACAAGATGGCACCAGTGATTTGATTTTcaacatggatggatggagagatctTACATTTGTGAATTAGCTACAGTCAGGTTTTCCAgctcattttaaagaaaaaaaagaacctatacgtttgttccttataagtttctCCCTACGGAGTGAgtcagtggtgagtgtggtgaaggaaaaacttcatgagtaagaaaccttgagaggaaccagactcaaaagggaacttgATCCTCAAGTGATGTTGATTACATGCACACTGTGGTCCAGTGATGGTGCAGACTGTGATGGGTCATTCAGTACGAGGGGGAATATGAGTGCTGTATAAATGCAAACTGGAGTCTGTGGTGGCCATGTTTGAAAAAACTGGTGAAAATGAAGTTCAtcagaatcatcatcatcatcatcatcatcatgactgGCTACACTACACAGATGATGCTACTGTATCCTGATAAAACACTGAGTGACATTTCATTATAAGTTTTGTAAACtgtaatctgtctgtctgtctgtcagacaCACGGCTGGATTTTTCTGGTAATCTGGTGAACTTTGACCTCCCTGTACCAGTTTCTTGCAGATTTATGGCTGATTGACACGCAATGTTTTACAGCAGACTGACATGTGACCCATGTGACTGTATATCACACCCACAGACGTTATTTTATACGCTGTAGACGATGACTCGACAAAACCTTCagatcatttatttctttaaaaaacatgcaAGTATCACAAGAATGAGAAGTTTAAAAATGAACAGATCaattaatttgattattttattatacattgttTGGCCAAACATAagtttgtgcttgttttttgaacattttatttcatattttgtctctatttattgttataatgagctccactcttctgggaagatgttccactagatgttgattcattcagctacatgtgtgttagtaaagtcaggtactggtgtaggtgaggaggttcacattcatctcaaatatgttcaatagtgttggagaTCTATAGccggagatcttccacacacattcaaaacatggaaagcagatcttcatggagctggttttgtgcacaggagccttattatgctggaacaggtttttgggtctcctagttgctCCTGTTGTAAAAAtccacattttaaaataaaagtaggCCAGTCCTGGTTTAATAGAATAAGCTTTAATGAAATTGCAATTTGTAAAATCTCAAAGAACTACCGAGCTGAAATTCCATCACACAAGGACTTTATTAGACACGGTCATGAACGGAAAGAAAGTTGATTGGATAAACAACTGAACTAATCACCATATACCGTCTCACTTTCTTCAACCATATATGTACCTTTTTCTGTCCGTCTTCATCCATCTGTGTCTTCCTCACAcagttataataaatgtttactaTCTGTACTGCTTCTGGAGTTTACAGGCCAGAAGATAACAGGAGGAGATTCCATAAAAATGACAACCAATGTGATCTATACATGCTTTCTCCAAGGTTAAACACGGCTCAATCTCACAGCCAATCCCAACATCTCTTTGAGCAGCACCATTGTTCCTATGTGCCTTAAGACAATGAGCATCGTCCCCGTGCtgaagaagtctacagtctcctgcctcaataaCTATCGTCCTGTCACGCTCACACACATTGTGATGAGGTGCTTTGAGATGCTCATCATGAAGCACATCAAGACCCAtcttccaccctcactggaccccattcAGTTCTTGTATCGTCAAACCATTCCTcagacgatgccatctccatgaccctccatctggccctcacccacctggacaataaggacacataaatacaaatgctgttcatagacttcagttcagtaTTTAACGCAATAATTCCttagcacctgatcgagaagctgagcctactgggtcTGAACActtccctctgtaactggatgctggacttcctgactgggagacctcagtcagtcctgagatcatcaagagcaccaaattccttggtgttcatctggcggtgaacttcacctggtcactcaacaccagctccataactaagaaagcccagcagcgtctctacttcctgactatgttctacagagggaccattgagagcatcctgagcagctgcatcactgcctggtttgggaactgcaccgtctcggatcacaagaccctacagaggatagtgggGATGGCAGAGAAGATCATCTGAGTCTCTCTACCCTCCATCACAGACATTTGCATGACACACTGCATCCagaaagccaacagcattgtggacgaccccacacacacctcacacacctcacacacacacacatatatacagtgaggaaaataagtatttgaacaccctgctattttgccaGTGTCCCACTTAggaatcatggagggtctgaaattgtcatcgtaggtgcatgtccactgtgagagacataatctaaaaaaaaatcacaatgtatgatttttaaactatttatttgtacacaGCATAGAGCGACGAGTCCATAAATCAATTGGAAATGTTGCAGATGGACCTGAGGCAAGCTACTGTCTGGACATTTAATAAGAAATACAGAAACTTCTGAAGGGGTCACAAACTTTTAAGCTCCCAGGGTATGTTTGAAATGTATTCTGTTGTTGTGTTCTTCAAAATAATTTACTACCATAGAAATGAACTCTGACAGGATGTGTTTTGATCTTTACAGGAAATATTAAAAAGACCCGAGATGACACAGGTACTCGTGGTAGCCTCGCCCCCTTTCCCTCTGCTCCCATTGTGGCTCTGTAATGATGAGCTTTTACAGGTTTTAAACGTCTGCTGGTTGTTTAGTCTCATCACATCTCTGAACATGTTGGAGGACACAGAAGAAACTCCCCAGGTGTCTGTAGCGGCAGGAGAAGCCAGAGCAGCCGGTAAGTTTTATTCTTTCATTGTCAGAATTgacataagataagataagataaacctttattcgtcccacagtggggaaatttctatgttacagcagcaagacaaagaaataaaaatagatgcaaatatataaaaaagaatatacaaaaaataaaaacaaataataacaataataataataataacaaacaaagaaataaaaataaatgcaaatatataaaaaagaatatacacatactataataacagtatatacacagtacaatgtataaatacaaatagggggagaaaaaagtatttcaggtaatattgcacatgattcatgtaatatttcacacagataatgttattgcacagcttaaaataacagtgttgtattttggtgactggttttactgggaacagctttggttttaaagtctaatagcagcagggagaaaagaccttctgtaacgctccttcagacacttgggatgtatcagtctgtcactgaaaGAGCTGCTTAGCGATGTAACAGttacatacagggggtgagaggcgttctgcagcaatgatgatagttttgctaccatcctcctttctcccacagagtcaaaaaaggtcttcagtagctctccttgCACTCCAAAACACcatagtctcctcagcagaaagagtctgctctgtcctttcttgtaaattgcctcagtgttgtctgtccagtccagtttgttgtttaggtgaacatttgcatttgtaagagtccactctcacaatgtcccttcctgaatgttcactggtgataaagtttgtttgtgcctacggaaatccaccaccagttctttcgttttccccgcatttatctggaggcagctccgttggcaccagtccacaaagttctgtataagtcctctgtactctctttcatcatcattcgtgatcagaccgacggtggcagagtcatcagagaacttctgtagttgacaggttgctgagctgaacatgaagtctgcagtgtagatggtgaagagaaacggggctagaaccgttccctgcggggctccagtgttgcagacaatcatgtcagactcacagtcacgagtcctcacatactgtggtcggtctgtgaggtagtccagtatccaggcagacagatgatggtccactcccatgtacaccatcttatccctcagaAGCGCAGGTTGGATAGTGTTGAAAGCACTAGAAGtcaaaaacatgactctc
It encodes:
- the LOC124392474 gene encoding oxysterol-binding protein-related protein 10 isoform X1; translated protein: MEKPSHTNGARASAVTGNSSPNKIHSRADRTRRTTGREGGERRRGEGGGIGRRPQMEGVLSKYTNLLQGWQNRYFVLDEELHQLQYFVNEQGRSQKPRGILSLIGAVVTTSDEAPHMFVVNSTNGELFKLRAVDSREQQLWMSHIQSCTTDSSVRTLKDSEEQLCVDRTVSGLDPQVICQAECQQKSLVHSIELLPRRGGVSCLDQDLLLLKATSAATLRCLVQCLGMLQQHRHAHSLADPTQVQASPSEGGDVDEAKTVSCEDVLLNQEQTNTC
- the LOC124392474 gene encoding oxysterol-binding protein-related protein 10 isoform X2; translated protein: MEKPSHTNGARASAVTGNSSPNKIHSRADRTRRTTGREGGERRRGEGGGIGRRPQMEGVLSKYTNLLQGWQNRYFVLDEELHQLQYFVNEQGRSQKPRGILSLIGAVVTTSDEAPHMFVVNSTNGELFKLRAVDSREQQLWMSHIQSCTTDSSVRTLKDSEEQLCVDRTVSGLDPQASTRRSFSLLPSASSSTSSSPRLQRHLLIFLIFLIHTDLLQLHTVPNTHTLNLTHFWRSGGDLPG